A genome region from Chlamydiota bacterium includes the following:
- the alsT_2 gene encoding Amino-acid carrier protein AlsT produces the protein MFELCFSFLSSVDDFFWSYIGFSLIMLLGLYFTIKTGVFQLRSLPSVIKTFFYFLTSRSLSKQGTHPLKVFFASVGGMVGVGNIVGIVTALQIGGPGAIFWVWVATFLGALIKYSEVFLGLKYRVSNDQGGYDGGAIYFLKKAFNTRYVSIIASVLLCIYGAEVYQFSVLTHSISVNWNLNHLLVVFGLLFLIFFAAIGGIKRVGKICSLLMPFFTLCYLFMCLWVVGHHLTELPTVLGEVFKMAFTNHAAVGGFTGSTLMLALRQGISRSVYSADIGIGYDSIIQSETSASQIIHQARLSMLGVWIDSVICTLTLLAVLCTGLWKANPAIDSFLVIQTVLSLYFPYQSFFMPLLLFVLIYSTLISYLFVGFKCARFLHQKHGEKTYLIFSVAFLLLFSFFDQSKALLIMSLSGCLLLCINLLGIFRLRNEIEFSLFKQESPRKTDALSA, from the coding sequence ATGTTTGAGTTATGTTTTTCATTTTTATCGTCCGTAGATGACTTTTTTTGGAGTTATATCGGATTTTCATTAATTATGTTACTAGGATTATATTTTACGATTAAAACGGGCGTCTTTCAACTGCGTTCCCTCCCATCGGTCATTAAAACTTTCTTTTATTTTCTCACAAGTCGCTCATTATCAAAACAAGGCACCCATCCTTTAAAAGTGTTCTTTGCATCCGTTGGAGGAATGGTAGGTGTGGGAAACATTGTTGGAATAGTCACTGCTCTTCAAATTGGTGGACCTGGAGCTATTTTTTGGGTTTGGGTAGCTACTTTTTTAGGAGCCTTGATCAAGTATTCTGAGGTTTTTTTAGGATTGAAATACCGGGTTTCTAATGATCAAGGAGGATATGATGGTGGAGCTATCTATTTCTTAAAAAAGGCTTTTAATACGCGCTACGTGAGTATCATCGCAAGCGTGTTACTTTGCATTTATGGGGCTGAAGTTTATCAGTTTTCTGTTTTAACACACAGCATTTCTGTAAACTGGAATCTAAATCATCTCCTCGTTGTTTTCGGATTGCTTTTCTTAATTTTTTTCGCTGCAATAGGAGGTATCAAACGGGTTGGAAAAATTTGTTCTTTATTAATGCCCTTTTTCACTTTATGTTACCTATTCATGTGCTTATGGGTGGTAGGGCACCATCTTACAGAATTACCCACCGTTTTAGGCGAAGTGTTTAAGATGGCCTTCACAAACCATGCCGCTGTTGGTGGATTTACCGGAAGTACATTGATGTTAGCTCTGAGGCAGGGTATTTCACGTTCAGTCTATTCGGCTGACATTGGAATTGGCTATGATTCTATCATTCAAAGCGAAACTTCTGCTTCACAAATCATACACCAGGCTCGACTTTCAATGTTAGGAGTATGGATTGATAGTGTCATTTGCACTCTTACTTTGCTTGCTGTCTTATGCACTGGTCTTTGGAAAGCAAATCCTGCTATCGATTCTTTTTTGGTTATTCAAACTGTTTTATCTCTTTATTTTCCCTATCAATCTTTCTTTATGCCCCTACTCTTGTTTGTATTAATTTATTCAACCTTGATTTCCTACCTATTTGTAGGATTTAAGTGTGCACGTTTTTTGCATCAAAAACATGGAGAAAAAACATATTTAATATTTTCTGTAGCTTTTCTTCTACTGTTTTCATTTTTTGATCAATCAAAGGCATTATTGATTATGTCGCTTTCTGGATGTTTGCTGCTATGCATCAATCTTCTAGGAATATTTCGCTTGCGCAATGAAATTGAATTTTCTTTGTTTAAACAAGAATCCCCTAGAAAAACGGATGCATTGAGCGCCTAG